The Gemmatimonadaceae bacterium genome includes a window with the following:
- the gltX gene encoding glutamate--tRNA ligase produces the protein MTAPRLRFAPSPTGYLHVGGARTALFNWLYAKKYGGQFLLRIEDTDKARSTDESTRAIFDGLEWLGLLWDEEVVYQGANLPRHQADANRMLHAGHAYRCFCTREELEARRAEAHASKDAFKYDRRCAGLPREEIDRRVAAGMPFVIRFLVPDGTTSWDDLVHETISFPNKDVEDFVILRSDGTPIYNLAVVSDDIAMGITVVMRGDDHISNTPKQIMLYRALGAELPTFAHLPMIHGLDGKKLSKRHGATAVADYQHMGILPQAMLNFLALLGWSPGNDIEVMTVPQMIDLFSADSLLKKASVFDTAKLEWMNGQHLSLLSSAEIEPRITPAIVKAGLATADELAAKRDWYLSLLDQIKTRSRTIDDIVRQAAPYLTDDIAYDPAAEAKVWKDRPAALELLGATRDALVALAAWEPAPMEEALRALAEAKGLAGGKIFQPLRLALTGLSVSPGIFDVLVLLGRERSLARIDAAIRHVAG, from the coding sequence ATGACCGCCCCCCGCCTCCGCTTCGCCCCGTCTCCCACCGGCTATCTCCACGTGGGCGGAGCGCGCACGGCGCTGTTCAACTGGCTGTACGCCAAGAAGTACGGCGGCCAGTTCCTGCTGCGCATCGAGGACACCGACAAGGCGCGGAGCACGGACGAGAGCACGCGCGCCATCTTCGACGGGCTGGAGTGGCTGGGCCTGCTGTGGGACGAGGAGGTGGTGTACCAGGGCGCCAACCTGCCCCGCCACCAGGCCGACGCCAACCGCATGCTCCACGCGGGGCACGCCTACCGCTGCTTCTGCACCCGCGAGGAGCTGGAGGCGCGCCGCGCCGAGGCCCACGCGAGCAAGGACGCGTTCAAGTACGACCGCCGCTGCGCCGGCCTGCCGCGTGAGGAGATCGACCGTCGCGTGGCGGCGGGCATGCCGTTCGTCATCCGCTTCCTGGTGCCCGACGGCACCACGAGTTGGGACGACCTGGTGCACGAGACGATCAGCTTCCCGAACAAGGACGTGGAGGACTTCGTGATCCTCCGCTCCGACGGCACGCCGATCTACAACCTGGCCGTGGTGTCGGACGACATCGCCATGGGCATCACGGTGGTGATGCGCGGCGACGACCACATCTCGAACACGCCCAAGCAGATCATGCTCTACCGCGCGCTGGGCGCCGAACTGCCCACGTTCGCGCACCTGCCCATGATCCACGGGCTGGACGGCAAGAAGCTGAGCAAGCGCCACGGCGCCACCGCGGTGGCCGACTACCAGCACATGGGCATCCTGCCCCAGGCGATGCTCAACTTCCTGGCCCTGCTGGGCTGGTCACCCGGCAACGACATCGAGGTGATGACGGTGCCGCAGATGATCGACCTGTTCAGCGCCGACTCGCTGCTCAAGAAGGCGTCGGTATTCGACACCGCCAAGCTGGAGTGGATGAACGGGCAGCACCTGAGCCTGCTGTCGAGCGCTGAGATCGAGCCGCGCATCACGCCGGCCATCGTGAAGGCGGGGCTGGCCACGGCCGACGAGCTGGCAGCCAAGCGCGACTGGTACCTGTCGCTGCTGGACCAGATCAAGACGCGGTCGCGCACGATCGACGACATCGTGCGGCAGGCGGCGCCGTATCTCACGGACGACATCGCCTACGACCCGGCGGCGGAGGCCAAGGTATGGAAAGACCGCCCCGCCGCGCTGGAACTGCTCGGCGCGACGCGCGACGCCCTGGTGGCGCTGGCGGCGTGGGAGCCCGCACCGATGGAAGAGGCGCTGCGCGCCTTGGCCGAGGCCAAGGGGCTGGCCGGCGGGAAGATTTTCCAGCCGCTGCGCCTGGCGCTCACCGGCCTCTCGGTAAGCCCGGGCATCTTCGACGTGCTGGTTCTGCTGGGCCGCGAGCGGTCGCTGGCCCGGATCGACGCCGCCATCCGTCACGTGGCCGGCTGA
- the cysK gene encoding cysteine synthase A codes for MRAQNILQTIGNTPHVRINRLFGPDHEVWLKLERANPGGSIKDRIGVAMIEDAERSGKLAKGAVIIEPTSGNTGIGLALAAAVKGYKLILVMPESMSIERRRILAALGATFDLTPRELGMRGAIARAEELIAKTPNAWMPQQFDNPANAEIHRQTTAREILADFPEGLDVLITGVGTGGHITGVSEVLKHRFPKLKTFAVEPEKSAVLSGGAPGPHKLQGIGAGFVPGVLNVAAIDGTIQVSEEEGFEYARRAAREEGIFVGPSSGASLAAVARKLPELPAGSRVLTFCYDTGERYLSVDGLFPSG; via the coding sequence ATGCGCGCGCAGAACATCCTCCAGACCATCGGCAACACCCCGCACGTCCGCATCAACCGCCTGTTCGGCCCCGACCACGAGGTGTGGCTCAAGCTCGAACGCGCCAATCCCGGCGGCAGCATCAAGGACCGCATCGGCGTGGCGATGATCGAGGACGCCGAGCGCAGCGGCAAGCTCGCCAAGGGCGCCGTGATCATCGAGCCCACGTCGGGCAACACCGGCATCGGGCTGGCGCTGGCGGCCGCGGTGAAGGGCTACAAGCTCATCCTCGTGATGCCGGAGTCCATGTCCATCGAACGCCGGCGCATCCTGGCCGCGCTGGGCGCCACGTTCGACCTCACGCCGCGCGAACTGGGCATGCGCGGCGCCATCGCGCGCGCCGAGGAGCTGATCGCCAAGACCCCGAATGCGTGGATGCCGCAGCAGTTCGACAACCCCGCCAACGCCGAGATCCACCGCCAGACCACGGCCCGAGAGATCCTGGCCGATTTTCCCGAGGGGCTGGACGTGTTGATCACCGGCGTGGGCACCGGGGGGCACATCACGGGCGTGAGCGAGGTGCTCAAGCACCGGTTTCCCAAGCTGAAGACGTTCGCCGTGGAACCGGAGAAGTCGGCGGTGCTCTCGGGGGGCGCGCCGGGCCCGCACAAGCTGCAGGGCATCGGCGCCGGGTTCGTGCCCGGCGTGCTCAACGTCGCCGCCATCGACGGCACCATCCAGGTAAGCGAAGAGGAAGGGTTCGAGTACGCCCGCCGGGCGGCGCGCGAGGAGGGAATCTTCGTCGGCCCGTCGTCGGGCGCCTCGCTGGCCGCCGTGGCCAGGAAGCTGCCCGAGCTACCCGCCGGCAGCCGCGTGCTCACCTTCTGCTACGACACGGGCGAGCGGTACCTCTCGGTGGACGGGCTCTTTCCGTCGGGTTGA